Proteins from a single region of Xiphias gladius isolate SHS-SW01 ecotype Sanya breed wild chromosome 2, ASM1685928v1, whole genome shotgun sequence:
- the yeats4 gene encoding YEATS domain-containing protein 4, which translates to MFKKMTEFGPDSGGRVKGVTIVKPIVFGNVARYFGKKREEDGHTHQWSVYVKPYRNEDMSAYVKKIQFKLHESYGNPLRVVTKPPYEITETGWGEFEIIIKIFFIDPNERPVTLYHLLKLFQSDSSAMPKKTVVSEFYDEMIFQDPTAMMQQLLTTSRQLTLGAYKHETEFGELEQRTKEKMEAAKKRTSQEIAELKDKLKASRENINHLKAEIRKLEEDGDHKEH; encoded by the exons ATGTTCAAAAAGATGACTGAATTTGGTCCAGATTCCGGGGGGCGAGTTAAG GGAGTGACGATTGTGAAGCCCATTGTGTTTGGGAACGTTGCCCGCTACTttgggaagaagagagaggaggatggacACACTCATCAGTGGTCTGTCTATGTGAAGCCTTACAGAAATGAG GACATGTCAGCTTATGTGAAGAAGATCCAGTTCAAGCTACATGAGAGCTATGGTAACCCACTGAGAG TGGTGACAAAGCCTCCATATGAGATCACAGAGACGGGCTGGGGCGAGTTCGAGATCATCATCAAGATCTTCTTCATTGACCCCAACGAGAGACCC gtgaCTCTGTACCATCTCCTGAAGCTGTTCCAGTCAGACTCCAGTGCCATGCCTAAGAAGACAGTTGTCTCTGAATTCTATGATGAAATG atCTTCCAAGATCCCACAGCCATGATGCAGCAGCTACTGACCACATCAAGACAACTCACCCTGGGAGCATACAAGCACGAGACAgagt TCGGTGAGCTGGAGCAGAGGACCAAGGAGAAAATGGAAGCAGCAAAGAAGAGAACCAGCCAGGAGATCGCAGAGCTGAAAGACAAACTAAAAGCCAGCAGAGAAAACATCAACCACCTGAAGGCAGAGATCAGGAAactggaggaggatggagaCCACAAAGAGCACTGA
- the napepld gene encoding N-acyl-phosphatidylethanolamine-hydrolyzing phospholipase D isoform X1: METLLCRSVRLLPACGCKFSKNTKRLNEASLLGLTSPQVSFVRKRNSRCVGVPMEKQSSSGRAALEEREGLVEDGMASRGAEGGEVDPRTPRKSSSSRSSRKSFRLDYRLEEEVTKSCRDKHGRWTNPWSTWQFPSYSMLLRFLLLDKNHSNVPTNKEVLDGELPVMEPYFVQNPDLSDSGPGLRVTWLGHATVLVEMDGLNILTDPIFSQRASPFQFMGPKRYRGPPCTVEQLPRIDAVVISHSHYDHLDAGSVASLNTRFGGELRWFVPLGLMDWMVKMGCENVMELDWWEENCVPGHDDVTFVCTPSQHWSKRTALDDNKSLWGSWSILGPDHRFFFAGDTGYCASFQEIGRRFGPFDLAAIPIGAYLPRDVMQGQHVDPAEAVQIHQDLQAKQSVAIHWGTFALAYEYYMEPPVRLREALEQKGLKPESFFTLHHGESCLIDSQEGAVFD; encoded by the exons ATGGAAACATTGTTGTGCAGGTCTGTACGTTTGTTGCCGGCGTGCGGCTGTAAGTTTAGTAAGAACACCAAGCGACTGAATGAAGCGAGTCTGCTCGGGTTAACATCCCCCCAGGTGTCCTTCGTTAGGAAAAGGAACTCAAG GTGTGTTGGTGTGCCCATGGAGAAGCAATCATCTTCAGGCAGAGCAGcactggaggagagagaaggccTGGTGGAG GATGGTATGGCATCGAGAGGTGCTGAGGGTGGAGAAGTGGATCCTCGTACCCCGAGGAAGAGCAGCTCCTCCCGCTCCTCCCGCAAGAGCTTCCGCCTGGACTATCGGTTGGAG GAGGAAGTGACAAAGTCCTGTCGGGACAAACATGGCCGCTGGACCAACCCCTGGTCCACATGGCAATTTCCTTCCTACTCTATGCTGCTCAGGTTCTTGTTGCTGGATAAAAACCACAGCAATGTACCAACTAATAAAGAG gTCCTGGATGGTGAGCTCCCAGTGATGGAACCATACTTTGTCCAGAACCCAGACCTGTCTGACTCTGGTCCTGGTCTGAGAGTCACCTGGCTGGGTCACGCCACAGTTCTGGTTGAAATGGATGGACTGAATATTCTGACAGACCCAATCTTCAGCCAGAGGGCCTCGCCTTTCCAGTTCATGGGGCCCAAAAGGTACCGAGGGCCCCCCTGCACTGTTGAACag CTGCCCAGGATCGATGCTGTCGTCATCAGTCATTCTCATTATGACCATCTGGACGCTGGATCTGTGGCCAGTCTTAACACACGCTTTGGTGGAGAGTTACGCTG GTTTGTTCCGCTGGGTTTGATGGACTGGATGGTGAAAATGGGCTGTGAGAATGTGATGGAGCTGGACTGGTGGGAGGAGAACTGTGTCCCGGGTCATGACGACGTGACATTTGTCTGTACACCGTCCCAGCACTGGAGCAAACGCACAGCTCTGGATGATAACAAG tctttatggGGCAGCTGGTCTATTTTGGGTCCGGACCATCGATTCTTCTTCGCTGGTGATACTGGCTACTGCGCTTCCTTCCAGGAGATAGGACGACGCTTTGGACCATTTGACCTCGCAGCAATCCCGATCGGAGCGTACTTACCCAG GGATGTGATGCAGGGGCAGCATGTAGATCCAGCGGAGGCTGTTCAGATTCACCAGGACCTTCAGGCCAAACAGTCTGTGGCCATTCACTGGGGGACCTTTGCGCTTGCCTATGAG TACTATATGGAGCCGCCAGTTCGTCTCAGAGAGGCCCTGGAACAGAAGGGACTGAAACCAGAATCCTTCTTCACCTTGCATCATGGGGAGTCTTGCCTCATAGATTCACAGGAAGGAGCTGTCTTTGACTGA
- the napepld gene encoding N-acyl-phosphatidylethanolamine-hydrolyzing phospholipase D isoform X2, protein MEKQSSSGRAALEEREGLVEDGMASRGAEGGEVDPRTPRKSSSSRSSRKSFRLDYRLEEEVTKSCRDKHGRWTNPWSTWQFPSYSMLLRFLLLDKNHSNVPTNKEVLDGELPVMEPYFVQNPDLSDSGPGLRVTWLGHATVLVEMDGLNILTDPIFSQRASPFQFMGPKRYRGPPCTVEQLPRIDAVVISHSHYDHLDAGSVASLNTRFGGELRWFVPLGLMDWMVKMGCENVMELDWWEENCVPGHDDVTFVCTPSQHWSKRTALDDNKSLWGSWSILGPDHRFFFAGDTGYCASFQEIGRRFGPFDLAAIPIGAYLPRDVMQGQHVDPAEAVQIHQDLQAKQSVAIHWGTFALAYEYYMEPPVRLREALEQKGLKPESFFTLHHGESCLIDSQEGAVFD, encoded by the exons ATGGAGAAGCAATCATCTTCAGGCAGAGCAGcactggaggagagagaaggccTGGTGGAG GATGGTATGGCATCGAGAGGTGCTGAGGGTGGAGAAGTGGATCCTCGTACCCCGAGGAAGAGCAGCTCCTCCCGCTCCTCCCGCAAGAGCTTCCGCCTGGACTATCGGTTGGAG GAGGAAGTGACAAAGTCCTGTCGGGACAAACATGGCCGCTGGACCAACCCCTGGTCCACATGGCAATTTCCTTCCTACTCTATGCTGCTCAGGTTCTTGTTGCTGGATAAAAACCACAGCAATGTACCAACTAATAAAGAG gTCCTGGATGGTGAGCTCCCAGTGATGGAACCATACTTTGTCCAGAACCCAGACCTGTCTGACTCTGGTCCTGGTCTGAGAGTCACCTGGCTGGGTCACGCCACAGTTCTGGTTGAAATGGATGGACTGAATATTCTGACAGACCCAATCTTCAGCCAGAGGGCCTCGCCTTTCCAGTTCATGGGGCCCAAAAGGTACCGAGGGCCCCCCTGCACTGTTGAACag CTGCCCAGGATCGATGCTGTCGTCATCAGTCATTCTCATTATGACCATCTGGACGCTGGATCTGTGGCCAGTCTTAACACACGCTTTGGTGGAGAGTTACGCTG GTTTGTTCCGCTGGGTTTGATGGACTGGATGGTGAAAATGGGCTGTGAGAATGTGATGGAGCTGGACTGGTGGGAGGAGAACTGTGTCCCGGGTCATGACGACGTGACATTTGTCTGTACACCGTCCCAGCACTGGAGCAAACGCACAGCTCTGGATGATAACAAG tctttatggGGCAGCTGGTCTATTTTGGGTCCGGACCATCGATTCTTCTTCGCTGGTGATACTGGCTACTGCGCTTCCTTCCAGGAGATAGGACGACGCTTTGGACCATTTGACCTCGCAGCAATCCCGATCGGAGCGTACTTACCCAG GGATGTGATGCAGGGGCAGCATGTAGATCCAGCGGAGGCTGTTCAGATTCACCAGGACCTTCAGGCCAAACAGTCTGTGGCCATTCACTGGGGGACCTTTGCGCTTGCCTATGAG TACTATATGGAGCCGCCAGTTCGTCTCAGAGAGGCCCTGGAACAGAAGGGACTGAAACCAGAATCCTTCTTCACCTTGCATCATGGGGAGTCTTGCCTCATAGATTCACAGGAAGGAGCTGTCTTTGACTGA